The Drosophila sulfurigaster albostrigata strain 15112-1811.04 chromosome 3, ASM2355843v2, whole genome shotgun sequence genomic sequence AGAGCCACAACGGAGGCGCCGCAGTCgaagccgcagccgcagcagccacagcctcAAGTTGAACTCGATGATCGAAGCACACAAACGCAGCGTGTAAATACTTTACGATTAATTACATCGGAGCACTTTTTTGACAAGCTCAACGGCTTTCTGGCCTGTGGAATCTCGATGGTCATTACAACCGCAGATTTAGcttctcactcactcattgaGGTAGTCTCGGTTCAGTCTtgctctttattattttttctagCGGCCTTTTGTCTGCCATAATCGAGCATAAAATGGGGCAGGCACCACATCAAAGTAgcgcaacaccaacaacaagaaacccAAGCAATACCCGCCGGCCACAAATATTGATGCGAATTTTTTGGCTGGCcgtgttgttttttggtttcttttacAATTCGCCGCTGGACCtccaaaaataaaccaaagtGCCACTTCAAGGGATCTCAGCCATCCGTTTGAGGCgtcaatatgcaaattgcggAGGCTAAACCAAAGAGTTAAAGTTTTGGTGAGTGTTTTGATTAATTGACTGcgaaagtaattaaatattataaattatgcaaattgaatgcgAGAGATTCGCTAATGGCTAATGGGACgatgcggcgtatgcgtaacgtCCGCAGCGTGTTGCTTCAAACTGTGCAAACAAGGGTGagaatatttgttaaattattaacgCTTTGATACTATTTGGTAGCTTATCTTGCCAATTACAAATGCCCATcgccaaaacaaaacacaaaaaaacaacacacattcacattccacacacaacaaattcGAGGTGTCTTCCTACTTAGATTGTTTGACCAAAGAGCATTCTGAACGGCTGCCAGCTTATCGTATAGTTGTGGCAAAGCTGCAAGTTGCTGCCACAATCCAATTAACCTTTTGACATTTGCGAcaagcggcagcagcatcagcagcagcagcagatgcacAACAACTACTTTTGCCTGCTAATGGCAGAGCGTAAATCAAACAAATGCGAGAATGAGTAGCActctgagtgtgtgagtgtgagcaGATATATCCACTTGGCCACTTGCGGATGTCTCCGAAGCGGATGCACAACTGTAATtaaaacgcaacaacaacaacaaaacatcaagaacaacaactacaactggtCGCTGCTTGTCAAGTTTCGGGGCGCCAGCGAAATAAActcatcagcaacaacaacaacgtgaagCGTGCAACGTGCAGCAAATCAACAGCAATGGGCTTTTGGACGACTTGTTGACCATGTGCCTTTTGACACCTGTCCACCAAAACGGAACTCAGACGAAAACTGCAGCTCTGCATTGAGTTGacactgcgtatgcgtaatatttatTGGGACTAACTCTTGACTATTACTTTAAACAAGTTGGATCAAGCACACTCCCCAAAGtgtttattgaattaattggATTTCAATTTGTAGGCAGAAAAAACTCGCTAACAGTTTCCactgcgtatgcgtgatatttatattaattgcaacTTCTTAAAACTCTCTCAGAAAAGTATTCTTGGGtttattaattgcaacaattaAAGCAAGCATTGATTCAGCAATATCAATAGCTTCAAAATGGAATACTAATTGACTAATTATATGGAATCAACACAATTTCAGTAGCTAACAATTAATAAGGTAagtaatgttaattaaattaaataaatcaattctAAGCTAACTTAATAACTGGGTTCTGAATTCTTAATAGCTcttcaatttctaaattagGAATTCTCAAATTAGTACCCATATTAGCAGCATTAAATgctgttaaataaaattgggCTGttatcattaatattaatattaatattaataatataatatattatagtatcTTTACTGAAAAAAGTTGTAGAAATAAGATTTTGGTCTTAGTACTAAGAATTTTAGTCAAAAAAGTGCGACAAGAACatgaaaatgttgaatttaGAAAACACATattgatttcaagaacatttgaTATAACACCAAGCGCTTATTTATAAGAggaaaaaatctttaaatctATTTCTTTAGTCAGCTGTACGTATAGAGTAcagtataaatattataatgttGATCActgttatttataaaatagttATCATAGATTTGCGCAGCATTTGAGCCCCAGGACCTTAGGATCTTATGTTAGACTACAATAAAGAATGGTTCACTGCAGCTTGACTAACTGAGCAATTAACGAAAACCTTGAAAGCTAGGTAAAAACTTTATAGGAATTTCGATGAATTACAATTTTGTAACCAAAATCAAGTAATTTTGGTCTAATTTTGAGAATTTGGaaaaatttgttcttaaagtgGTCTAATTTTAAGAACACGATTTTTAAGACAAATGTTATTGTtttagaaaattgtttttttttttctcagtgTTGTAGTCTTATCGTTACTTATTTCGAacttgttatttgttattttattatttattataattactactattattattatttagttattttcaatatttatattatcaCAAGCACCTCAATTCAATCACTGGCGCTCTtgacgtatgcgtaattttgGCAACTCCCACTTCAACTTGTTAGCTTTAGACGAATTACAGGCGCAATTGCATTAGAAACCGTTGCAACAAGCAATTACTGCTATTGCCTGTTGCtcaatgaatttaatttctacACGACTCGCCtgctacttgccacttgcagCATGCAACAATGCGAAGAACGGCAGGCAAGTGGGCGTCTAACAAAAAGCAAGCGATGGGTGAGGAGGGGAGGAAAACTCCGACTCGCCCACACGAaatgaagtgaagtgaaatgaaataaacacgTGCGTTGGCAGCGTGGCAAGTGGCAGAGTTGGTGGCGTGGGCGCTGTGTCGCCATAAATCTTGGCACATGATTAATGTGGATGCGCTTGGCTAAAAgaagatgttgttgctgtggccaCAAACAACTGGCAAACAACTTGAATTGGAGcagcaaattgttgcaaaGAATTTGCCGCCAGGCAACAGCCGACAACCAACGGGCAACGAGCAACTGTGCAACATCAAATTGTTTTGCGAGtcgcatttaaataaaaagcacaTTAACCGCACTGCAAAgtagaggaagaggaggaggatgacCAGCAACAAGCTTGTGGCAGCAACCAACGCTGGTCAAGCAGATGAGCAGCCAGAGATGTTAAGACACTCTTCACAATTAATGGCACACTAGGAGTAAGTTCATCAAGCGATTGTGCCACACGAATCAACAGTTGCATGCCTTGGAATTTGCCAAGAGAGTTTCAACTCGAGTTCAGAACTGATATTCAGATAATCGCAGCTTATTCGTATGCAAAGCgcaaaaagaattgaaaagaGAATGCGGATATCTCGAAGAACAAATTTTAACTGCTAAATGATAAACtgaagaaattcaaaaataatttgatagcAATTAAAATAGATCCTGAATGTGATAAAGAAGTTAATAGCAAGCGAAAACGAAAGAAATCGAGCccacaattaataaattaaattaaataataattaaattattatacgACGTATTTAAAAACACTTCTTCATAATTGAAAGaccaattaaatatatttgagaaTTTAATGAATGCTGCATAGATAATGccaaagttaaaaaaataatagatgCAAAGTAATTGACAGTCTATTCCAATTTTAgacttttcaatatttaaaagctaaaaaataaaaaaataatagtctAACTAATACGAGTAATTCTAATCCCATGAATAATACGCATTTACAATACTTCTATTTTTAAACAGCAAGCACTTCATCATCTGGCTCTGCTTTATGTGTCTTACTTGCATTCCTCTTCTCTATTATATCATACCCAATAACTATGTATACATTGAAATAATTCAAACTTCAACTAACTCTAGCCAATTACGACATTGCCATAAAGTGTTTTTTGGCCCTTTACTGGTTTATTAACTGAACGTGTTGGCAACTTTATAAAAATCTGTTAACAGATTTATCAATTATGATCTAATTCTCATACAATTCGACGGGGCATGCAAACCAGTTTCGCAGATACCTAATACATTATTACTTATCTGTGTGCTCCTCATTTTAAAGAGCATCTATCACTGCGATTTAGCCTGATGATGAGATGATAGCCAACAAATCCAATCAACACTTTTAATGTCCGctaaacacgcacacacattttaaTGCCTTACTTGGCAGGCAGATGACTTCATTTGGTCTGCGAGACTCTGGTCTGAGAGTcatcattcagtcagtcagtcagctcATTCAAGTGGAGTTTGATTGATGACTGCGCCCACGAATCTGATAAacccaaaagcaacaaaaaaaccaaaaccaaagaagaacaacaaatatgtAGTGAAgtaacaaagcaacaaagccCCAGCTACACATTGTCGACATTGATATGTATCTAGGAGTATGTAAGCATGTGTGattgtatcttgtatctctAAGCTGGTGTCTGCAGAAGATACGAATATGCAGCGCGATTTTGCTTTGAAGTTCAACTGATCAAGTGACAGCCAACTGAAGCACAACTTGTGCCTGCAGTTGTCGTTTAGTTGTCGCTGTGATTGTCGTCGATCCACCCATTTGCCCACCTAACTCTAAGCTGGGTCTGCAGACTGCCTCTCTCTGAAGTCGATTAAAATTCcgcaaaaatgttgaatgttaATCGTTCATTGTTTCGAGGAGgagtacaaattaaattgtttgctgttttaaATTTGACATATAACAGCTGTTgacgatgctgttgctgctattcttgttgttgctattgctcgTTGCTTTGGAGTTGCCGAGAAAAAAGCAGCGAGTGAAGTGCATTGCATTTTGCGTGCTATTGCTGcacttttaattgcaattgtgtcGGGTCgacgctgcttctgctgctgcagatggCAATCAAAGCAgacaagttaattaaaatatcgTATACGCGGTAATTGAAAAGTATTGCAAATCGCATTTCATATGTGtataaattgctttaaaatatatttgaagtattaaGTTGTTATCCGCGCTTAGTCGCTGCTTATCCGTATCTATACGAAACATTGCTAAATACTTGACTTTGaatcaaatatgaaatatgactACAAACATATACAATTAAGAGATGTGTATACAAAGAGTAGCTTAACGCAAATTAACGTGTCACCAGTTGAAgaatgtttttgcttttgtattgtTTATGGAGGTTAGGGTATCCTTTGATTTGATAGAATATTTCAATCATTATTTGCCATTTCCGTATTCCTTGATTTTCAGCAGATCACAGGAGAAATCAAAGAGCCTTTCACACTTCACGGGCGACTTGGCACTGGCGTGGAATGGACCGCGACCGCAATTGCTAAGATAGATGCCACCTTGGCCTTCAATCGATGGTTCTATGGCCGCATAGACTACAGTATGAGCTCCACGCTCTGGTGTCTTGAAGAGGATTTTCTTGAGGAATGGCACAGATGTGGTGGCGGAGTGCTCAAACAGTTCGGTATCCACAATACCCGGATGCACTGCAATCACCTGCACATGCGATTTCTCTGCATCCAAAAGGGATTGCAGGTGACGTGTGAAGAGAATTTGCGCCAACTTCGATTGACTGTACGCAGCACCCGGGTAGTAGTTCTTACTGCAAAGTAAACAGCGAGATTTAAcagagaaaagcaaaaataataatcatttactCACAGTCCGTTTATGTCCTTGTAGTTGATGCTACCAATCAGATTCACACACGAACTCACATTCACGATGCGTGCATTCTTTCCATCTCGTCCAGCCGCACGCAGCTGTGGCAGTAGAAGATGTGTAAGCAGGAAGTGACCCAAGTAGTTGATGGCAAAGTGCGACTCATAATTGTCAGCGGTCAATTTAAAGGGGGCAAACATAATGCCAGCATTATTGAGTAGCACATCGATCTTTGGATACTTCGCTGCGATACGCTGGGCAAAGGTGCGCACTGATTTCAGGTCACCCACATCGAGTTGCTCGCAAATGAGTTTGCCTTTCGTTTGGGTAAGATCCACAATGTCACCAACAGCTGTCTTGGCACCTGCAGGATCCCGAACAcctgaaattaaataattaattagtttaatttttcgACTTGactttgcatatttatgtgAATTGCCTccattcaattcaaattttatattacggcctaaaagtatgcaatattttttgttggcaacaCTTTGGTTGCTAGCAACACTTATGCTGCCAAGCGGtagcaacatgttgctcaTGTGGACAGCGTGTGGGAGGAATTTGTTATTTCGTGATTTCAGTCTCATTTCACATGCTAATCACGCGATTtcaaccattttttttttggtgtttttttttttttggccatcaTCTTGTCGCTTGCCGTTTGTCGTCGTGCATGCCCtcctttggtatttttgtatatggGTGTCTTTTGAATCCGTAATTAAGCGCTGATCCCCATTGTACATTAGGGCCCTTAGAAACTCAGACTAGGCGTGAGAAGTGCAACTGAAACTTACCCATAACGACAGTCATATCGCATGCTAGCAATTTCTCCACAATGCGCAGGCCAATGCCGCGATTACCACCGGTGATGACAGCAATGCGATCCGGTTGCTT encodes the following:
- the LOC133840507 gene encoding dehydrogenase/reductase SDR family member on chromosome X, whose translation is MLLILTLIIFGLLVFGFLITKTTKEVPKSWFEWKTEFKYQYLGMVGLIHDWQYTSRDRVTLYKQPDRIAVITGGNRGIGLRIVEKLLACDMTVVMGVRDPAGAKTAVGDIVDLTQTKGKLICEQLDVGDLKSVRTFAQRIAAKYPKIDVLLNNAGIMFAPFKLTADNYESHFAINYLGHFLLTHLLLPQLRAAGRDGKNARIVNVSSCVNLIGSINYKDINGLKNYYPGAAYSQSKLAQILFTRHLQSLLDAEKSHVQVIAVHPGIVDTELFEHSATTSVPFLKKILFKTPERGAHTVVYAAIEPSIEGQGGIYLSNCGRGPFHASAKSPVKCERLFDFSCDLLKIKEYGNGK